The DNA sequence TCGCTCAGCAGGGTGTCTCCGGGGTTGACCAGGTGCTGCTTGGCCTGGACGCCGGCGTCGCCGAGCAGGCGCCGGGCCGTGCGCCGCTGGTTGGGCGCCACCAGCGAGACCACCCGGCCCGACTCTCCGGCGCGGGCGGTGCGGCCGCCGCGGTGCAGGTAGTCCTTGTGGCCGGTCGGCAGGTCCACGTTGACGACCAGGTCGATGCCGTCGACGTGGATGCCGCGCGCGGCGACGTCGGTGGCCACCAGCGCCTGCACCCGCCCCTCGCGGAACTTGGCGAGGGTCTTGGTGCGCACGCTCTGCGACTTGCCGCCGTGCAGCGGCGCCGAGGGCACTCCCGCGGCCACCAGCTGCTCGCAGATGGAGTCGGCCCGGTGCTTGCTGCGCACGAACAGGATGGTGCGGCCCTCGCGCGCTGCGATCTCGGTGACGATGCGGTTCTTGTCGCGGGGCAGCACCTTGAGCAGGTGGTGCTCCATCTCCGAGACGTGGGAGACCGGCGGGTCGACCGAGTGGGTGGCGGGCTCGTTCATGTAGCGGCGCACCAGCGTATCGACGTCGCCGTCGAGCGTCGCGGAGAACAGCAGCGTCTGCCCGCCGGCGGGCACCTGGTCCAGCAGAGCGGTGACCTGCGGCATGAACCCCATGTCGCACATCTGGTCGGCCTCGTCGAGCACGCACAGCTCGACGTCGCCGAGGTCGCAGGCGCCCTGCTCGATCAGGTCGGTGAGCCGGCCGGGGGTGGCGACGAGGATCTCGACGCCCCGGCGCAGCTCGTTGATCTGCCGGGTGTAGGAGCTGCCGCCCACGACGTCGCCGATGCGCGCGCCGAGCAGCCGGCCGTAGCCCAGCAGCGCATCGCGCACCTGGTGGGCGAGTTCGCGGGTGGGTACGAGCACCAGGCCGCGGGGGCGGCGCGAGGCGGCTCGGCGGTCGGCGGCGCGCACGAGCATCGGGAGCCCGTAGGCCAGGGTCTTGCCCGATCCGGTGCGCCCGCAGCCGAGCACGTCGCGGCCAGCCAGCGCATCGGGGATGGCGGCGGCCTGGATCGGGAACGGCGTGGTGACGCCGTTCTGCGCGAGCTTGTCCACGACCCGCTCGGGGAGTCCGAGGTCGTCGAAGCCCGGGCATGCGGCATTGTCCGTCAAGTGACGTAAACCTTCCTCATCGGTCGGCGGCGTTTCGAGGAAGGCTCCGAGGCCATGCGGACACGGCGGAGAGACCGCCCAAACGCGCCGGATAACGCGACTCGGGGACCGTGGAAGGTCCCGAGTGCCAGGCGGCCCGGCGCGCCGGATGCGCGCAGCACGGATCGACCGCCTTGTGCAGACTACTAGACCGCGCGGTCAACCGGATCGGCGCGGCCGGTATTCCGGCGGTGATCCGTCTCGCAGCCGCGCCCGCAGGGACGGACGGCGCCCCGCCCAGCGGGCCGCGGGGGCCTCAGCCCGCGGAGTCGCGCGCCGACTGGGCGGCCAGCGCCCGCAGCCGCCCGGCCTGCGCGCGCCGCTCGGCGGCGGCCTGCTCGTCAAGCGTGCGCCCGGCGGCGCCCTGCAGCAGCTCCTTGGTCGCGGCCGCGGCCTCGCGCGGCACCGCCTGCAGCGCGGCGACCAGGTCGGCGACGGCGCCGTCGAGCTGGTCCCCCGCGACGACGAGCTCGGCCAGGCGCAGCTCGCGCGCCTCGTCGGCCCCGACGGTGCGGGCGGTCAGACACAGCTCCATGGCGCGGTTGGGACCGACCGCCTCGACCAGCGGCTTGGTGCCGGTGAGGTCGGGCACCAGACCCAGCGCGGGCTCTTTCATGCACAGCTGCGCGTCGTCGGCGAGGATGCGCAGATCGCAGGAGAGCGCCAGCTGCAGCCCGGCACCGATGGCGTGGCCGCGCACCGCGGCGACGGTTACGACGTCGGGCCGCCGCAGCCAGCGGAAGCCCTCCTGGTACTCGGCGATGACGGCGTCGAGTTCGGCTTCGTCGGCGCTGCCGTCGGCGATGCGGTCCATCAGCGAGGTCTCGCCCTCGACTCCGCCCGGGCGGAACATGGCGAGGTCGATTCCAGCGGAGAAGGAGGGCCCTTCACCCGTAATCACAACAATACGGACAGAGCTCGGCAGCCGCTGGCCGACATGGGCCAGCGCCCGCCACGTACGGCCCGTCATCGCGTTGCGACGCTCGGGACGCGCCAGCGTCACCGTAGCGACCTCGCCGGTGACCGACAGTCGCAGACCGGCCGCCCGCAGCTCGCCGTCCTCTTCCGGGGCCGCCTCCGCCATGGACACCTCCGCACCTCGTCGCCCGCGGCGCTCCGCTCGGCCGCAGACTCTCGTTTCGACGACGGCCAGACTAGCTGGATGGGTGAGTCCGAAGTCTTCGGTCGCCGGCGAGACGACTCGGGTCCGCTGGGCGGCCTTGCGGCCTGCCGAGCGGCGGGCGGCCTGAAAGGGAAGCGGCGGCAACGGCGGCGCGGACGCCCCCGCGCCCAGCGGGCAGCGTGCCCGCCGGTGGCCCGCCCGACGGCGCGCCGACACTGAGCGGGGTTTAGTGGGCGCCTTCGTGCGCAAATCACGAAAGAACGGCCCTTGGTTCGGGAATTCCCACACGAAGGCTGCGGGAGCAGACCCGCGGCGCCCCCCGGCCGGAACCGAGCCGACCGGCCGGCTGAGCAACCTGCTCAGACACCGGACTCACTCATCCAGGGCGCGGAGTGCGGGGCGGCCGAAGGGGGGGCGCGCCCTCCGCGGGCGCCTTGCGGAAGACAGGGGTATTCCCTTCGCGCTGTGCCGTGGGCCGGGGCAGGCCCGTCTGGTGCCGGCGAAAGCGCGGTGTTCGGTGCCAAGGCGCCGCACGGAGGGGCAGCGCAGCAGCGCCGGGTGTTCCGGCGGTTCCCGCAGGTGCGGTGTCCCACCCGCAGGGCACGGCCTGGGCGGAACGGGCACGCCGCGGCGGGGTCAGCCGCGGCGGGTCGCGCCTCCGCGGCCGCGCAGGGTGACTCCTGCTTCGGTGAGCAACCGGTGCACGAAGCCGTAGGACCGGCCGGTGGAGGCCGCGAGCGAGCGGATGCTCTCCCCTTCGTCATAGCGTCTCTTGAGCTCGCTCGCCAGTTCCGAACGTTCGGCGCCGGTCACGCGGGTGCCCTTTTTCAGGGTCTCGGCCACAACGTCCTCCCGTAATCGTGGGTGCTCAACGCGACATCGCAGCCCATGATCAGCCATGCGGGGGCCGGTGGCTACCCGTCGGCGACGCGGCGCGGTCGCCCGGTGGCACCCGGCGGTTTTCGGACAGAACCAATACCGGACCAGAATCCGAGGCGGGACAACCCGCGGCGACCGACGCGCGTCTTTTATATCCCCGAGGGGGAACACGCAGTTCAGGCGAGGGTGATCAGGTCCGCGAACTCGACGTTCCACAGGTCCTCGACACCGTCGGGCAACAGGATGACCCGTTCCGGCGCGAGCGCCTCGACTGCGCCCTCGTCGTGGGTGACCAGCACGATAGCGCCCCGATAGTTGCGCAGCGCGCCGAGGATCTCCTCGCGGCTGGCGGGGTCGAGGTTGTTGGTGGGCTCGTCCAGCAGCAGCACGTTGGCGCTGGAGACCACGAGTGTGGCCAGCGCCAGCCGGGTCTTCTCGCCGCCGGAGAGCACGCCCGCGGGCTTGTCGACGTCGTCGCCGGTGAAGAGGAAGGAGCCCAGCGTGCGGCGCGCCTCGACATCGGGGAGGTCGGGCGCCGCACGCATCATGTTCTCCAGCACCGACAACCCGGTGTCGAGGGTCTCGTGCTCCTGGGCGTAGTACCCCAGGCGCAGGCCGTGGCCCGGCACGACCTCGCCGGTGTCGGGCTCCTCGATCCCGGCGAGCAGCCGCAGCAGCGTCGTCTTGCCGGCGCCGTTGAGCCCCAGTACGACCACCCGGCTGCCGCGATCGATGGCCAGGTCGACACCGGAGAAGATCTCCAGCGACCCGTAGGACTTGGACAGCCCCTCGGCCGTCAGCGGGGTGCGTCCGCTGGGCGCGGGGGCAGGGAAGCGCAGCTTGGCAACCTTGTCACTCTGCCGTTGGCCCTGCACCGAGTTGAGGATGCGCTCGGCGCGGTTCTCCATCTGGTGGGCCGCCCGCGCCTTGGTGGCCTTGGCGCGGAAGCGGTCGGCCTGCTTCTGCAGGGAGCTCGCCTGCTTCTCGGCGTTGGCGGCCTCGCGCCTGCGGCGGCGCTCGTCGGCCTCGCGCTGCGCCTGGTAGGCGCGCCAGCCCATGTTGTAGATGTCGATGACGCACCGGTTGGCGTCGAGGTAGAACACCTTGTTCACCACGTCCTCGACCAGCTCGACGTCGTGGCTGATCACCAGCACGCCGCCCTGGCGGCTCTTGAGGAAGTCGCGCAGCCAGACGATGGAGTCGCCGTCGAGGTGGTTGGTCGGCTCGTCCAGCAGCAGGGTGTCGGCGCCGCTGAAGAGGATCCGGGCGAGCTCGATGCGGCGCCGCTGGCCGCCGGAGAGCGTGCCCAGCGGCTGGCCGAGCACCCGGTCGTCCAGCTTGAGGCTGCTGGCGATGGAGGCGGCCTCGGACTCGGCGGCGTAGCCGCCCATCATGTGGAAGTGCTCTTCCGCACGGGCGTAGGCGCGCGCCGCCTTGTCGCGGCTCTTGTCGTCCTCGCTGCCCATGCGCTCCTCGGCCCGGCGCATCCGGTGCAGCGCGTCGCCGATGCCGCGGGCGGACAGGATGCGGTCGCGGGCGAGCTCCTCGGGGTCGGTCGCCCGGGGGTCCTGCGGGAGGTAGCCCACCGAACCGCCGTTCGAGACCGTGCCGGCGGTCGGAGCGTCCTCGCCGGCCAGCACCTTGGTCAGCGTGGTCTTGCCCGCGCCGTTGCGCCCGACCAGCCCTACGCGGTCGCCGGCGGCGACGCGCAGCGAGGTGGGCTCCAGCAGCAGGCGGGAACCCACGCGCAGTTCGAGTTCAGAGGCGGTCAGCATGGCACACAGACTTTCTGGCGGCGGGTGCGAAGGTCGGTCGGCGGGGCGCGGCCGCAGGGCTCAGACCGCGCGGCGCAGGGCGCCGGGGAGCGGGGACCGCGTCACGCGCACGCGGCCAACACTAGTGCCTGTCGGCGCAACGTGCGTCGGCGCAGCGGTGTTCCCGCCGCGCCGACGCACGTTGCGCTAGGACTGTCCCCGATCGGCGCCTTTGGACGGGCCGGGCCGCGTCTCGGACGTCTCCGTCTGGGATCGGCCCGTGTTGCCCGACTTGCCCGTGCCGGAGGATTCGGCACCGGCGGAGTCGGCCGGCGTCCGCCCGGCCGTCACGCCGCTCTCGGCGGGGGTCTTGTGCGCACTCCGCGGTTTATCGCCCGTCGCGCCCGCCTCCGACCCGCCGGCGGCGACGTCGTCGGGCCGACCGCCGGCTCCGGCGAAGCGCCCGGTCTCCGCGGCGCGGGCGAGCGGGCGGTTGCGCAGCAGCGCCGCGATGACCGCCACGACGGGGGTCGCCAGGAACATGCCGGCGATCCCGCCGAGGATGCCGCCGATAGTGATGACCAGCAGCACCACGGCCGAAGGAAGCTCCAGCGCCTTGCCGTAGACGCGCGGCGCGAAGACGTGGCTCTCCAGCTGCTGCACCACCACCACGACGGCGACCACGAGCACCGCGATCAGCCACCCCTGCGTCACCAGGGCGACCAGCGCCGCCAGCAAGCCTGTCAGGAAGGCGCCGATGACCGGCAGGAACGCGCCGATGAAGGTCAGCACGATGAGCGGGATCGCCAGGCTCGGGTCGATGAGGAAGACGAGGAAGAGGCCGATGCCGATCGCGTCTATCAGGCCCACCAGCGCCACCCCGCGGACGTAGCGCCCCATCACCCCGTAGGAGATCTCCGTGGCGGCCTTGATGGAGCGGCGCGACGCGCGCGGGAAGAGCGAGCGCAGCCATTCCATGAGCAGGTCACCGGAGTGCACGAAGTAGATGGTCAGCACCAGGATGAGGATGACCCCGAGCAGGATCTCCAGCACGGTGGTTCCGGCCACCCACGCCTGGCTCACCCACTGCGACCAGTCCTCCTGCAGGCGCGACCGCAACTCACGCTCGACCGCGTCGATGGCGGTGCTCGCCAGTTGGGGGTCGAGGCCGAACGTCTGCAGGTAGCTCGGCAGGTCGTCGACGGCCTGCTCGACGCTGTCGACAAGGCCGGAGAAACCCGAGATGGCGGGCTGCACGACCATCGTGACGACGCCGGCCAGCAGCACGAGCGCGCCCACACAGGTGATGGCGGTCGAGGTTCCGCGGCCCAGGCCCTTGCGCCGCAGCCAGTTGGCCGGCGGCGTGAGCAGCGCGGTGACGAAGATCGCGAGGATCACCGGGATGGTGACCACGCGGATGTAGACCAGGCCGTAGACGACGAAGGCGATGACGACGCCGATCAGCAGCACCCGCCAGGCGAGGTTGCCCATCCGCACGAGCAGCCCTTCGGGCTCGGTGGGCGGTTCGGCACCGCGGTCGGGCGCGGCGGGCTGCGGATCGGCCTCGGCGGCGTCCTCCTGCGGCCGGCGCCCCCGGCTCAGCAGCGGCCACCTCCACAGCCGTGTCAATCGCACGTCATCCCCCTACTCCTGCCGTACTCCTGCCGTCTGCCCGGGTACCGGCCACCCGCGCCGCCTCGCCGGGACCCCCGCCGCGCGGCACCCGATCAGCCGAAGTTACCGCATGGCCGGGACTTCGGACCCGGTCGCGGCGCGCCGCGCTCACAGCTGCCACGGCTCGCGCGGACGGTCGGAGTCGACGATCTCGTTGCCGAAGGGGGCCAGGGCGACCGGGATCATCTTCAGCGACGCCCATGCCAGCGGGATGCCGACGACGGTGACCGCCAGTGCCAGCGCGGTGCCGATGTGGCCCAGCGCCAGCCACCACCCGGCGACGATCAGCCAGACGACGTTGAGAGCCGTACTCGCCCCTCCCGCGCCGGGCCGGCGTGCGAGCTCGCGGCCGAAGGGCCAGAGTGCGTAGGCGGCCATGCGGAAGGAGGCGATACCGAAGGGGATGGTGACGATCAGGATGCAGCAGACGATCCCGGCCACGACGTAGCCGAGCGCCAACCACAGTCCGGCGACGACCAGCCAGACGACGTTGAGGACCAGGCGGAGCAGTGCCACTGCGATCGAATCCCTTTCCGTTCCGTGTCGCGAACCGGCCGCCGTACGGGGCCGGGGGTCCGGTGACCTCTACCCGCATACGACGCAACCTTGTGCTCCCCTCGTTCCGCGGCGCCACCCCGAAAACTCCCCTAAGGGGCCCGAGCGGCAAGGAGTCCGCCCGATCGGGCCCCCGCGGCTCGGCGGCCCATCGGCAAGCACCGTCGTCCGGCCCGCGGATCGGCGGTTCTACCGGGGACTCCCGAACCGCCCCGCCGGGGCGCCGGTTTGGGGCGGGCGCGGGCGGGCGGGTTAGGATCGGCGACGTGCGTATCACCAAGCTCGGACATGCCTGCGTCCGCCTGGAGCGGGACGGCGCCACCCTGGTCATCGACCCGGGCGGCTTCAGCGAGGCCGACGCCGCGGTGGGCGCCGACGCGGTGGCGATCACCCACGAGCACCCCGACCACCTCGATCTCGACCGGTTGCACGCGGCCGCATCCGCCAAGCCCGGTCTGGAGATCTACACGCACGCACAGATCGCGGCCCAGCTGCGACAGGAGAGCGGCTTGGAAGCGCGGGTGCACGAGGTCGCCCACGGCGACACGGTGACCGCGGCGGGGTTCGAGGTCCAGGCCTACGGTGAGCGCCACGCGGTCATCCATCCCGACATCCCGGTCGTCACCAACGTCGGGTTCCGGCTGCCCACGGCCGACGGCGCGCTGTTCCACCCGGGCGACGCGCTGACCGTGCCCGAGGACCCGGTCAGCACCCTGCTGGTGCCGCTGCACGCGCCGTGGTCGAAGATCTCCGAGGTCGTCGACTACCTGCGGGCGGTCGCCCCGACCCGCGCAGTGGCGGTGCACGACGCCCTGCTCAGCGAGACCGGCGCCGGCGTCTACGCCAAGAACCTCGGTCGACTGGTGCCCGGCGTCGACTACACGCGCCTGCAGCCGGGGACCGAGACCACGGCCTGAGGGGCATCGGCCCGCACGGGCGGGCGGCAGGCGCGAGGGCGCCGAGCGAAGCCGGGCCGGCTCGATCCGGTTCGGGCGCGGCGGTCTGGACGAGGTCTAGACCTTAATGTGATCGGCCCATCACGCCATCCCCCTAGGCAGGCGCGGGCTCGGTCAATACGATGTTTGGTATCCGGTTGAACGGACCGGTCCTCGCGAATCATCGCCGAAATCGGACATACGACCAAACATTGGTCAGTGCAGGTCGGATTCGGTAACGGTTGAGCGAGTAATTTTCCCACCCCCCGTGCGCGAGCGGGAGTGGGGATGGCATGATTACGTACCGGCTCGCAGGGAGGGCGGCACCGCCTCCCCGGCCGTTTCGTGTGAGCGCCCTGCCGGTTTCGGCGGTTCGGCGCCGTGGTCTGCACCACACCCGGGAACACCGAGGCGACGCATGGCGTTCACGCCGTGCGGGGTTGCTCACGCTGTATGACTGCTTATGTCTGACCCTGTCTTCCCAATAGCTTACTAGTGATTTCAGTAGAGGTGGTTCAACCATGTCTCAGGTACGCCGGCAGGCAACGCTGCGCCCCCGCCCGCACTGGGGGTGGCAGGATGCCGCCGCGTGCCGGGGCGAGGACCTTGTGCTCTTCTTCGGCCCCGATGGCGAGCGCCAGCCGGAGCGGGAGATCCGCGAGCGCAAGGCCAAGGAGATCTGTGCTCAGTGCCCTGTCCGTACCGAGTGCCTCGACTACGCGATTTCGCGACCCGAGAAGTACGGCACGTGGGGCGGCCTGAACGAAGACGAGCGCGCGTCTGAGCGCCGGCGCCGCATGCGCCGTGCCAACGCGGCCTGACCGACCCTCCGCCCTCACCGGGCTGGACTCGCGGCGGACGAAGAGACCCGAGACGACAGTTCTCTAAAGCGGCCCCGGCCACGCTAACCCGCGGCGCCCCGACGGTTTCCGTCGAGGGCGCCGCGGGTTTTTCACGTCTTCCCGCGGTTCACGCGACCTCTCACAGGTGACGGTCGAACCACTGCGCGGCCGCCTCACCCGCGTCCTGGCCGGCCGCCCCGCGGTCGCCGATCAGCGCGGTGACCTGGTCGTCGGAGAGCTGTTCGAAGTCGCGGTACCACTCCCCCACCGCGCGGAAGTTGTCCGGGACCGTCAGTGCGACGACGCGGTCGGCGTCGGGGGCCAAGGCGTCGAGGGCGGCCTCGGCGGCCACCGGGACCGCCAGCAGGAGTCGGCGGGGGTGCTGCCGCCGCACCATCCGCAGGGCCGCCCGCGCCGTACCGCCGGTGGCGACACCGTCGTCGACCACGACGACGTCGCGGCCGCGCGGATCGGGCGCGGCGCGGCCGCGCCGGTAGGTCTGCAGTCTGCGGGCCAGCTCGGCCCGCTCGGCCTCGACCGTGGCCGCCAGGTCGGCGCGGGTCAGCCGCAGCCGCGCCAGCGCGCGGTCGTCGTAGCAGACGTGGCCGTCCTCGGCCATGGCGCCCACCCCGAGTTCGGCGTGTCCGGGCACACCGATCTTGCGCACGACGACCACGTCCAGCGGGATGCGCAGCAGCCGGGAGAGCTCGGCGCCGACCGGCACGCCTCCGCGGGGCAGGGCCAGCACCAGCGGGTCCTCGGCCACATGCGGACGGACGCGCTCGGCGAGGCGGCGGCCCGCCTCGGCGCGGTCGGTGAACGGCAGGGATACGGGCAGCGGGTTCATAAGCACTCCGGCGCTCCGCCCGATCGCCTCCGCGAGGCGGGAGCGCCGCTCCTCGTACTAATCGTCATCGCGCTCCTGGCGCGGCGGAGAGTGCTACGGGCATACCCGCCGACGCTCGCGCGCCAACCTCGCGGCCGCGCAATTCTCGGCACGCCCCACGGGGTGGGGCGGATCCGCTGCCGGCGCCGGCGGAGCGGTCAGTCGGCCGCCGCCCGGCGGAAGTCGCTTTCCAGGACGGCCATGACGAGGGCGTCGTGGCGGCGGCCGTCCCACAGCAGCGCGTCGCGCATCCGGCCCTCGACGCTGAATCCGCAGGAGCGGTAGACGGCGATGGCGCGCATGTTGAACGCGTAGACGCTCAGCCAGACGCGGTGCAGGCGGATGTGGTTGAACGCGTAGTCCAGCACCAGCCTGGTGGCCTCCTTGCCCAGCCCCTGGCCGGTGAACTCGATGGCCGAGAGAGCGATGCGGTAGGCCGCGCTCTCGTTGTCGGCGTCGACCTCGGTCAGCGCCAGCTCGCCGACGAAGCGGCCGCCGGGCTCCTCGATGATGGCCAGGTCCAGCCGGTCGAACTGGTCGGCCCGGGTGGCGCACCAGTCGCAGACCTCGTCGTAGTCCGGCCTGCGGTGGGTGCCGGTGAGCCTGCGGATCTCGTCGTCGCGCGTGGACTCGAAGAAGTCGTCGGCGTGTGCGGCCGAGAGCGGAACCAGATTGACGCGCGAACCCGCGAGTGTGGGGTTGTCGCGCAGCGCACTCAAGTCGATCATCGATGGGCACTCCCGGGGACGTGGGTCGGGTGGGCAGAGGGAGCGGGGGCGTCGGGGGATGTCAACGAGGTCTTGCATGCGGCCGAAGGATCATATGTAAAGGCAGATGCGGCGTCGGCACAACCGCTTTGCGCGGGCGGATCGCCGCGCCGTAGCCTTCGCGGGGCGCGAGGGCGCCGATTCGTCCGATCATCGGGAGAGCCGTTGGCAGTCGAGGATACGGTACCGGGGACCGACCGCACGGCGCGCAGGGCGCGGTCGGCGGTGGCGGTCCTCTTCCTGGCCAACGGATTCGCCTTCGCCAACATCGTGCCGTGGATGCCCGCAATCAAGTCCGAACTGGAGCTGTCCAACACCGAACTGGGCACCGCCATCGGCGCGATGCCGCTGGGGGCGCTGGTCACCGGCATGCTCGCGGGTCCCCTGATCGCCCGGTTCGGCAGCGGCCGGGTCTCCGTGGCCTCCGGCCTGCTCCTGGCGGGCGTGCTGCCGCTGGTGGCGACCGCGCCGGCCTGGTGGGCGCTGGCGGCGGCGCTGTTCTGCGTGGGCTGGATGGACGCGTGGATGGACTCCGCCATGAACGCCCACGGGTTGCGAGTCCAGCGCCGATACGGACGCACCATCATCAACACCTTCCACGGGCTCTGGAGCGTGGCCGCCGTCGCGGGCGGGCTCGCGGGGTCGGCGATGGCCGGTGCGGGCGTGCCGCGCCCGGCCCACATCGCCGCCGTCACGGTCGTGCTGCTCGTCGCCGTGCTCGCCGTCGTGCGGCAGCTGCTGCCCGGCCCGGAGACCGACGATTCGGCCCCGCTCGCCGAGCCCGCCCAACCGGTGGCCACCTCCCAGCCGGCGGCGGCCGACGCGAGCGCCCGACGAGCCGGCGGATCCGCCGCGCAGGTGGCCGCAGGCACCCGTGCGACGGCGCGGCCGCGCGTGCCTAGGCGCTCGATCGGGCTGCTGCTGGGCTTGAGCGTACTGCTGATGATGGCCGGTGCCATCGAGGACTCCGCTGCGTCGTGGGGTGCGGTCTACATGCGCGACGAACTGGCGGCTCCGCTGTTCCTGGTGGGTCTGCCGTTCGTCGCCTGCCAGACGATGATGACGGTGGGCCGCCTGACCGGCGACCGGATCACCGACCGGTTCGGCGCCGTGGCCGTCGCCCGCACCGGCGCGCTGCTGTCGGCTGCGGGCATGGCTCTCGCCCTGCTGATATCGGCTCCGCTGGGGGCTGTGGTCGGCTTCGGACTGATGGGGCTGGGGGTGGCCACTCTTTTCCCGCTCGCCTTGGCGGCCGCGGGCGAGATCCCTGGGCTGCGCGGCGGGCACGGTGTGGCCCTGGCGGCGTGGCTGGCTCGGCTGGGTTTCCTCGCCGTACCGCCGCTGATCGGAGTGGTCGCCGACGCCGCGTCGCTGACGGCCGGGCTGTGGCTGGTTCCGGCGGCGGGCCTGGTCGCCGCCGTGCTCGCGGTGGGCCTGCACCCGGCTGCGAGCACCCGCGGCGCACCGTCAGCTTGACCCGGCCCTGAAGGTCCCGTAGGCCCTCAGAGCCGTGATGAGAAGCGATTCCTCCCGGCTCTGCAGAGCCGGGGTTCCTCGCTAGAATCGGCTGAAGCGCGAACCTTCGTACGGGACCGCCGGAAAACCGGCTCTGGATCCGGGATTCCCGCCGCGGAGGCCGACTCCGCGGACGGGATGGCGTCGGGCGCTTGCGCGGGACCGGCCGCCCTCGTCGACGCGGCTTTTCGGCCGGCACACCTGGCATCCGCCCGGCGCGGAGGCCGTACAGCACAGCGCGGAGCCCTCCCCGAACGGATAGGCGACCGCGGGCACGCCCGGGAGCGAACGAGACCGTCCCGGGCCGACCGGTTCGACCGGCCCGGGACGGCTGACGCGGTGCGGGCGCTACTGCGCCTGCACCGGGCGCCGCGTGGCGTAGAGGGTGACCGCGCCGATACCGGTCGCGATCACGCCGCCCAGCACGAATCCGGTGAGGTCGACGCCCGTGGTGGGCAGGTAGTCACCGGAACCGGAGCCGCCGGATGCGGCGTTCGCCGGGGCACCGGTGTCGTCGCCGCCGGACCCGGAGTCGCCACCGTCACCGCCGTCATCGCCGCCGGACCCGGAGTCGCCACCGCCGCCGACCTCGTCGGCGGGCGGATTGCCGCCGTCGTCGCCGCCGTCACCGGGGTTCTGACCGCCGTCGTCGCCACCGCTGCCGTCACCGGGCGGGTCGGTCGGGCCGGGGTCCTCGCCGCCGCCGTCACCGGGCGGGTCGGTCGGGTCGGGGTTCTGACCGCCGTCGTCGCCGCCGCCACCGTCACCGTCACCGGGGTTCTGACCGCCGTCGTCGCCGCCGCCACCGTCACCGTCACCGGGGTTCTGACCGCCGTCATCGCCACCGCCACCGTCACCGGGACCGGGGTCTTCATTCCCGCCGTCACCGTCGCCGGGGTCCTCCCCGCCGCCGTCACCGGGACCGGGATCTTCGTCCCCGCCGCCGTCGCCGGG is a window from the Streptomonospora litoralis genome containing:
- a CDS encoding DEAD/DEAH box helicase; this translates as MTDNAACPGFDDLGLPERVVDKLAQNGVTTPFPIQAAAIPDALAGRDVLGCGRTGSGKTLAYGLPMLVRAADRRAASRRPRGLVLVPTRELAHQVRDALLGYGRLLGARIGDVVGGSSYTRQINELRRGVEILVATPGRLTDLIEQGACDLGDVELCVLDEADQMCDMGFMPQVTALLDQVPAGGQTLLFSATLDGDVDTLVRRYMNEPATHSVDPPVSHVSEMEHHLLKVLPRDKNRIVTEIAAREGRTILFVRSKHRADSICEQLVAAGVPSAPLHGGKSQSVRTKTLAKFREGRVQALVATDVAARGIHVDGIDLVVNVDLPTGHKDYLHRGGRTARAGESGRVVSLVAPNQRRTARRLLGDAGVQAKQHLVNPGDTLLSEVTGAREPSWEPWVEPPEPERPRRGRGGPRRRRGDNGRHRGERARQGGRDGERRDDAGGRRFEGERRGSGEHGRRDNRSPRKSNRGGDRPGAPVRG
- a CDS encoding enoyl-CoA hydratase/isomerase family protein, whose translation is MAEAAPEEDGELRAAGLRLSVTGEVATVTLARPERRNAMTGRTWRALAHVGQRLPSSVRIVVITGEGPSFSAGIDLAMFRPGGVEGETSLMDRIADGSADEAELDAVIAEYQEGFRWLRRPDVVTVAAVRGHAIGAGLQLALSCDLRILADDAQLCMKEPALGLVPDLTGTKPLVEAVGPNRAMELCLTARTVGADEARELRLAELVVAGDQLDGAVADLVAALQAVPREAAAATKELLQGAAGRTLDEQAAAERRAQAGRLRALAAQSARDSAG
- a CDS encoding helix-turn-helix domain-containing protein gives rise to the protein MAETLKKGTRVTGAERSELASELKRRYDEGESIRSLAASTGRSYGFVHRLLTEAGVTLRGRGGATRRG
- a CDS encoding ABC-F family ATP-binding cassette domain-containing protein — translated: MLTASELELRVGSRLLLEPTSLRVAAGDRVGLVGRNGAGKTTLTKVLAGEDAPTAGTVSNGGSVGYLPQDPRATDPEELARDRILSARGIGDALHRMRRAEERMGSEDDKSRDKAARAYARAEEHFHMMGGYAAESEAASIASSLKLDDRVLGQPLGTLSGGQRRRIELARILFSGADTLLLDEPTNHLDGDSIVWLRDFLKSRQGGVLVISHDVELVEDVVNKVFYLDANRCVIDIYNMGWRAYQAQREADERRRRREAANAEKQASSLQKQADRFRAKATKARAAHQMENRAERILNSVQGQRQSDKVAKLRFPAPAPSGRTPLTAEGLSKSYGSLEIFSGVDLAIDRGSRVVVLGLNGAGKTTLLRLLAGIEEPDTGEVVPGHGLRLGYYAQEHETLDTGLSVLENMMRAAPDLPDVEARRTLGSFLFTGDDVDKPAGVLSGGEKTRLALATLVVSSANVLLLDEPTNNLDPASREEILGALRNYRGAIVLVTHDEGAVEALAPERVILLPDGVEDLWNVEFADLITLA
- a CDS encoding AI-2E family transporter, which encodes MRLTRLWRWPLLSRGRRPQEDAAEADPQPAAPDRGAEPPTEPEGLLVRMGNLAWRVLLIGVVIAFVVYGLVYIRVVTIPVILAIFVTALLTPPANWLRRKGLGRGTSTAITCVGALVLLAGVVTMVVQPAISGFSGLVDSVEQAVDDLPSYLQTFGLDPQLASTAIDAVERELRSRLQEDWSQWVSQAWVAGTTVLEILLGVILILVLTIYFVHSGDLLMEWLRSLFPRASRRSIKAATEISYGVMGRYVRGVALVGLIDAIGIGLFLVFLIDPSLAIPLIVLTFIGAFLPVIGAFLTGLLAALVALVTQGWLIAVLVVAVVVVVQQLESHVFAPRVYGKALELPSAVVLLVITIGGILGGIAGMFLATPVVAVIAALLRNRPLARAAETGRFAGAGGRPDDVAAGGSEAGATGDKPRSAHKTPAESGVTAGRTPADSAGAESSGTGKSGNTGRSQTETSETRPGPSKGADRGQS
- a CDS encoding YccF domain-containing protein: MALLRLVLNVVWLVVAGLWLALGYVVAGIVCCILIVTIPFGIASFRMAAYALWPFGRELARRPGAGGASTALNVVWLIVAGWWLALGHIGTALALAVTVVGIPLAWASLKMIPVALAPFGNEIVDSDRPREPWQL
- a CDS encoding MBL fold metallo-hydrolase, producing the protein MRITKLGHACVRLERDGATLVIDPGGFSEADAAVGADAVAITHEHPDHLDLDRLHAAASAKPGLEIYTHAQIAAQLRQESGLEARVHEVAHGDTVTAAGFEVQAYGERHAVIHPDIPVVTNVGFRLPTADGALFHPGDALTVPEDPVSTLLVPLHAPWSKISEVVDYLRAVAPTRAVAVHDALLSETGAGVYAKNLGRLVPGVDYTRLQPGTETTA
- a CDS encoding WhiB family transcriptional regulator, producing MSQVRRQATLRPRPHWGWQDAAACRGEDLVLFFGPDGERQPEREIRERKAKEICAQCPVRTECLDYAISRPEKYGTWGGLNEDERASERRRRMRRANAA